From one Nilaparvata lugens isolate BPH chromosome 2, ASM1435652v1, whole genome shotgun sequence genomic stretch:
- the LOC111056972 gene encoding uncharacterized protein LOC111056972: MADICNVCLKSLKNVKVKVLCSDCNKSFHGKCVNLSADDVNYLSDQGDVWRCTPCSQLRRKSMVLESKSTVTYDDIFKLVNELKEDIKRVETSLGTSLNSCHEELAEAKKIVQDQKEEITKLVETINELRGENNGLRKRIADLQLRVDEAEQYSRRNTIEIHGVPVQKGENVVTIVKDIGRSLGFPVNDTMIDACHRLRSKVGSGRHPGIIVRMVRRLDAEELLQKRRVKRNFNTHDIGLTAKPAEPVYLNECLSPARRTLFSAARKVKNEKNYSYLWVRGGKIFLRKEQGLSVITVTKMEDLEKL, translated from the coding sequence ATGGCCGATATCTGCAACGTATGTCTAAAGTCACTTAAAAACGTGAAAGTGAAAGTGTTGTGTAGTGACTGCAATAAGAGTTTTCATGGGAAGTGCGTCAACCTATCCGCCGACGACGTGAACTACTTGTCGGATCAGGGCGACGTGTGGCGATGCACGCCGTGCTCCCAGCTGCGACGCAAGAGTATGGTGCTCGAATCCAAATCCACTGTCACATATGATGACATTTTTAAACTAGTCAACGAGCTCAAGGAAGATATCAAGCGTGTGGAAACTAGTCTCGGCACTTCGTTGAACTCCTGTCACGAAGAGCTAGCTGAAGCTAAAAAAATAGTACAGGACCAGAAGGAGGAAATCACGAAGTTAGTCGAAACAATTAATGAGCTTCGAGGTGAAAATAATGGACTTCGTAAGCGGATTGCTGATCTCCAGTTGAGGGTCGACGAGGCTGAGCAGTATTCGCGACGCAATACAATCGAAATTCACGGCGTACCAGTGCAGaaaggagaaaatgttgtcaccATAGTCAAAGATATTGGCCGATCGCTTGGTTTCCCGGTGAATGATACTATGATAGACGCCTGTCATCGCCTGCGTTCCAAGGTGGGTTCCGGAAGGCATCCTGGCATTATAGTCAGGATGGTAAGGAGGCTGGATGCAGAAGAGCTGCTGCAGAAACGACGGGTGAAGCGTAATTTCAACACGCACGACATCGGTCTGACGGCGAAGCCAGCGGAGCCGGTCTACCTGAATGAGTGCCTATCACCAGCCCGGCGTACCTTGTTCAGTGCGGCTCGGAAagtgaagaatgaaaagaacTATAGCTATTTATGGGTTAGAGgtggaaaaatttttcttcggAAAGAACAGGGTTTATCTGTGATCACGGTCACGAAAATGGAAGATCTAGAAAAACTGTAA